The Ziziphus jujuba cultivar Dongzao chromosome 7, ASM3175591v1 genome includes a region encoding these proteins:
- the LOC132804412 gene encoding uncharacterized protein LOC132804412 has protein sequence MGIKEACPDDDQHIIIDIPKDLEPDLNSSSWIHRVPGKIRQLKEEAYTPQLIFVGPFHYGNPKLRSMEHHKTRYHDQFWKWYFYKHIKVDDIKDFIEDGDIRESIWRSYARTLGFGNDLDQLFHVILIDACFIFKLFLRNYEISSHGKLLDEEMQHFKRIKHFTDLVRQFLCPNKRCPIHAGNISFLYTAKQLDSSGCVYPFETYICNYVSFLDQLIDKAEDVELLVEKKVVHNLLGSNDAVADLINKLCDQILETSFYYGGIWQELNEHYDNF, from the exons ATGGGAATAAAGGAGGCCTGCCCTGATGATGATCAGCATATCATAATTGACATTCCAAAGGATTTGGAACCCGATCTCAATTCTTCAAGTTGGATCCACAGAGTTCCAGGGAAGATCAGGCAGCTAAAAGAAGAAGCCTATACTCCCCAGCTAATATTTGTAGGGCCTTTTCACTATGGCAACCCGAAACTAAGATCCATGGAACACCATAAAACGAGGTATCATGACCAATTTTGGAAATGGTATTTCTATAAACACATTAAGGTGGATGATATCAAAGATTTCATTGAAGATGGGGATATTCGGGAAAGCATCTGGCGTAGCTATGCAAGGACACTTGGGTTTGGGAATGATCTGGACCAATTGTTCCATGTGATTCTAATAGATGCTTGCTTCATCTTTAAGCTCTTCTTGAGAAACTATGAAATCTCAAG CCATGGAAAGCTTCTGGATGAGGAAATGCAACACTTCAAGAGAATCAAACATTTCACCGATTTGGTTAGACAATTCTTGTGTCCAAACAAAAGGTGTCCCATTCATGCTGGCAATATAAGCTTTCTCTACACTGCAAAGCAACTAGATAGTTCAGGG TGTGTTTATCCATTTGAGACTTATATATGCAATTATGTTTCCTTTTTGGATCAACTAATCGACAAAGCTGAAGATGTGGAATTGCTGGTTGAGAAGAAAGTGGTTCATAACTTACTTGGTAGCAATGATGCAGTAGCAGATTTGATTAACAAGCTTTGCGACCAGATTCTGGAAACAAGTTTCTACTATGGTGGTATATGGCAAGAGCTTAATGAGCATTATGACAATTTTTAG